A genomic region of Streptosporangium lutulentum contains the following coding sequences:
- a CDS encoding N-6 DNA methylase — MEERQDITVNAGDIARLAGVGRAAVSNWRRRHEDFPQPVGGTTSSPHFSLPEIAAWLRANGKSFEVSLGDLVWQRLRTSVDDLRLGDLVGKVGAFLLFLHREPGAWRDHGTRSLTRLGAVTADLPGSPDPRLDDLALVGLVAELAAERGPLDAFEFLCERYVEAHSRRLSVTRDDVAELMTRLAVQEKGTVLDPACGVGTLLLHAESSRGQEINETNAMLSAVRVLLRGADARIVAGDSLREDGLTGDLADAVICDPPFNERAWGYEDLAADPRWEYGLPPRGESELAWVQHCLTHVKPGGLVAILMPAAAAGRRPGKRIRGNLLRAGALRAVVTLTPGGPDLWMLRRPNGERPPSQLLMVDASEDLSIVEPAWRAYMEDPEAELSGAGRTVRIIDLLDDEVDLTPARHRPQQGGPDFLRDFTDALARFRGTSAVLSDAPPALELLDERQDLPTTTIGELAKAGLIAILQAPPKMSADEGPLPVLTADDIASGASPSGRTTLDPTLVMIKPGDVVTTVLGAVRVVGQSGAALGPQVTLYRVDPQRLDSGFLAGFLRSADAARIHPGSSRLDVRRARVPMLPLPDQRRYGTAFRELFALEDRLRETRTLGETLIRLGFDGLVDGHLRPCDQRV; from the coding sequence ATGGAGGAGCGCCAGGACATCACCGTGAACGCGGGCGACATCGCCCGGCTCGCCGGCGTCGGCAGGGCAGCGGTAAGCAACTGGCGCCGCCGCCATGAGGACTTTCCCCAGCCGGTGGGCGGCACCACCTCCAGCCCTCATTTCTCCTTGCCCGAAATTGCCGCATGGTTGCGGGCGAATGGCAAATCTTTTGAAGTCTCCCTCGGTGACCTGGTCTGGCAGCGGCTGCGAACCTCGGTCGACGACCTGCGCCTGGGAGATCTGGTGGGCAAGGTGGGCGCGTTCCTGCTGTTCCTGCACCGCGAGCCCGGAGCCTGGCGTGATCACGGAACGCGGTCCCTGACCCGCCTGGGCGCCGTGACCGCCGATCTTCCCGGCTCCCCCGACCCGCGCCTGGACGACCTCGCCCTCGTCGGGCTGGTCGCCGAGCTGGCCGCCGAGCGCGGGCCGCTGGACGCCTTCGAGTTCCTCTGCGAGCGCTACGTCGAGGCCCACTCCCGCCGGCTCTCGGTCACCCGGGACGACGTGGCCGAGCTCATGACCCGGCTCGCCGTCCAGGAGAAGGGGACCGTCCTCGACCCGGCGTGCGGCGTCGGGACGCTGCTGCTGCACGCGGAGTCCTCACGCGGTCAGGAGATCAACGAGACGAACGCGATGCTCTCCGCGGTCCGGGTGCTGCTGCGGGGCGCCGATGCCCGGATCGTCGCCGGCGACTCCCTCCGCGAGGACGGACTGACCGGCGATCTCGCCGACGCCGTGATCTGCGACCCGCCGTTCAACGAGCGCGCGTGGGGCTACGAGGATCTGGCCGCGGACCCCCGCTGGGAGTACGGCCTGCCGCCGCGCGGGGAGTCCGAGCTCGCCTGGGTGCAGCACTGCCTGACCCACGTGAAACCGGGGGGCCTGGTGGCGATCCTGATGCCCGCCGCGGCGGCCGGCCGCCGTCCCGGCAAACGGATCCGCGGCAACCTGCTGCGCGCCGGGGCGTTGCGGGCCGTGGTGACGCTGACGCCCGGCGGCCCCGACCTGTGGATGCTCCGCCGTCCCAACGGTGAGCGGCCACCGTCCCAGCTCCTGATGGTGGACGCGAGCGAGGACCTGTCGATCGTGGAGCCCGCCTGGCGGGCCTACATGGAGGATCCCGAGGCCGAGCTGTCCGGCGCCGGCCGTACCGTGCGGATCATCGACCTGCTCGACGACGAGGTGGACCTCACCCCGGCCAGGCATCGCCCGCAGCAGGGCGGCCCGGACTTCCTGCGGGACTTCACCGACGCGCTGGCCAGGTTCAGGGGCACCTCGGCCGTGCTGTCGGACGCGCCTCCCGCCCTTGAGCTGCTCGACGAACGGCAGGACCTGCCGACCACCACCATCGGGGAGCTGGCCAAGGCGGGTTTGATTGCAATTCTCCAAGCCCCGCCCAAGATGTCCGCTGATGAGGGACCTCTCCCGGTTCTGACCGCCGACGACATCGCCTCGGGCGCCTCTCCCTCGGGACGGACCACCCTCGATCCGACCCTGGTCATGATCAAACCCGGTGACGTCGTGACCACCGTCCTGGGCGCGGTCCGGGTGGTCGGGCAGAGCGGCGCGGCGCTCGGCCCGCAGGTCACCCTCTACCGCGTGGACCCGCAGCGGCTCGACTCCGGCTTCCTGGCCGGGTTCCTGCGCTCCGCCGACGCGGCCAGGATCCATCCCGGCTCCAGCCGCCTCGACGTACGGCGGGCGCGGGTGCCGATGCTGCCCCTGCCCGACCAGCGACGGTACGGCACGGCCTTCCGCGAGTTGTTCGCCCTGGAGGACAGACTGCGCGAGACGAGGACGCTGGGAGAAACCCTGATCCGGCTAGGCTTTGACGGACTGGTCGACGGCCATCTCCGGCCGTGCGACCAACGGGTGTGA